In Salvelinus namaycush isolate Seneca chromosome 20, SaNama_1.0, whole genome shotgun sequence, the following proteins share a genomic window:
- the LOC120065046 gene encoding ADP-ribosylation factor-like protein 8B-A — translation MLTLINRLLDWFKSLFWKEEMELTLVGLQYSGKTTFVNVIASGQFSEDMIPTVGFNMRKVTKGNVTIKIWDIGGQPRFRSMWERYCRGVNAIVYMVDAADHEKVEASRNELHNLLDKPQLQGIPVLVLGNKRDLPSALDEKQLIEKLNLAAIQDREICCYSVSCKEKDNIDITLQWLIQHSKSRRS, via the exons ATGCTGACACTTATAAACCGGCTTTTGGACTGGTTTAAGTCCCTCTTTTGGAAAGAGGAGATGGAGTTAACCCTGGTTGGACTTCAATACTCGGGGAAAACGACATTTGTTAATGTGATAGCT TCTGGGCAATTTAGTGAAGACATGATCCCAACAGTCGGATTCAACATGAGGAAGGTCACAAAAGGCAACGTTACCATCAAG ATCTGGGATATAGGAGGGCAGCCGAGGTTCAGGAGCATGTGGGAGCGCTACTGTCGGGGAGTTAACGCAATTGT atatatGGTGGACGCAGCAGACCATGAGAAGGTGGAAGCTTCCAGAAATGAGCTACACAATTTGTTAGACAAGCCTCAGTTGCAAGGAATTCCT GTTTTGGTGCTTGGCAACAAAAGAGATCTCCCCAGTGCTCTAGACGAGAAGCAGCTCATTGAAAAACT GAACTTGGCAGCTATTCAAGACAGAGAGatttgctgctactctgtttccTGCAAAGAGAAAGACAACATAG ATATCACACTGCAGTGGCTCATCCAACACTCAAAATCTCGGAGAAGCTGA